The Maridesulfovibrio hydrothermalis AM13 = DSM 14728 DNA window ACAATAATTTTCATATCCAAATCATCTGGAAATAAATGTCTCAAATCAGCGGAAGCAAAACGGACAAGCGGCTTTCCTGCTTCGGAAAAAATAAATTTCTCCAAACATTCACCAGAGTTGTTCAGCTCAAAATAATATAATTTAAAAGGAGATATATGACCGAAATAAGATATTTCCCCCCTCCCCTCTTTTGCCTCAAAACCGATAAGCAGCAACGGAATCTTTCCACGCTCCTGTTTTACGTCTACAGCTTTAAATTCTAAATCTCCAAGTTCTGAGGGGACAGAGAGCGAAACAACAGGATTAAAATCTTCAGCAAGTATCAAAGCCAGAAAATGCAAAGCCGGTTTTTCAAAATTCATAGAAGACATTACATCGGGAAACATGACTTGTACCTTCGTTTAGTAATTTTAAATAAAGCTGTAAATCAATTACTCTCCTAGAAATAAAACTGCAAGTGTCACTTCCGAGAAAGTGTATCTCTTTGTACTGCATATTGTCCTAAACGATTATCTTTCTCTATATAATACTCAGCCATACTTTCTCTTGTAAATAACCGTACATATTGATAATAGATTACCCCTACAGGGTTTCTTACCCTAACTATCTAAAATACGGTGACAAACATGAAAATCAGCTCTCTACAACGCGGTATAGTAATAGGATTTGCAGCAATTTTAACTGCGATATTTGCAACTTGCCTAATTGTCTCCCTATCCGTGACTGATGCTTCTCTGGCTGTATGGGGAGCAGGTTTTCTATCCATCGCCGTAACCACCATCAAGTGTAATGCGTGAATCAGCCCAAGCGGTAAGTGATCTGGCAAGACTCGCCGGCGACCTTCGAGAAGTTATCAAAAATATGCGTCAGTAAAGAAGCGTCCCTGCTATTCACTCTTGCAAAAAAATTCCACCCGGTCCCTCCCGTTACGCTTAGCCTTGTATAAAGCTCTATCGGCCTGTTGCAGTAAGCCATGAACATCCGCAACCTCTTCAGCCGAAGCAACTCCAAAAGAAGCCGTAATTTTCAAGATATTATTACCTGCATGAATTCTGGTATTCCTGCACGCATCACACATCCTTTTCGCAGCAGTCGCAACGTCGGCTATGGCTGTTGCCGGAAGAAGAACTGCAAACTCCTCTCCCCCGATCCGACCTATAATATCCATATCCCGGAACTGCTTGCGACAGATATCGGCAAAAGCCTTAAGCACAGCATCGCCGACATCATGCCCGTAGTTATCGTTAACCATCTTAAAATGATCAATATCAACCATGATCACAGACAAGGGACTGTTATATCTGTTAAAACGTTCAAACTCCACTCTGGCCGCAGTCATAAAACTACGTCTGTTTTTGAGCTGAGTAAGTTCGTCTGTTTCCGCAAGCTTTCTCAAATCATCTTCCAGCTTTTTACGCTCTGAAATATCATCAATTATCCAGACAATTCCCTTATCGAGATCTGGCGGTACTGATTTATCAACAGCTTTACCGGCCAGCATACACCACACAGGAGTTCCATCTTTTTTCATCAGCTGATATTCAATATGAAGACGTGGCCCGGAGGACAGTACTTTATAATATTTTTCTCCAAATTCCCTGTAATGCTTCTCGCTTTTGTGAACAAGACTTAGACTAAGCCCCTTCATCTCCTCAGGAGATTTATACCCGAGAATCTCAGCAAGATGCTGGTTGCCTTTGACGAAGTGCCGGCCTCCCTTGAAAAAAGCGATACCCACCTGACTGTTTTCATAAATGGATTCCCACTCATCATGAACAACCTGAAGGGCGACATTGCAGCGTCTAACATTAACCACCAGCCATAGAATGAACAGGGTTTCTGCCATCAACGCAGAAAGAATAAAGCCGATCATCCACAAATCATCTCTATACATGCCCTCAAAAACATAACAATATGAGACCGCTGCGGCCACGCACAAAATCAACATCATCACGATAAGGCATGCAGTGAACAGGTATTTATAACCTTCAACTGCCACCAATTTAAATAAACTCATCTTCCCCCCTCTGCAAAGTCAACTACCCCTCAACTGTTAACTGTCAAAAAAAAGTTTCAGAGCCTATTATAAATTTAAAATCATCACTGTATATATGTTTCATCAGTAAAAACAATATTATACTAGCAACACCAAGAAAATTATACATTCATAACACTTGCCTTTAACTATTTAGCAAAAATAAAGATTGATTAAAAAAGGAGACCTTCTGTGATATAAAATTCATGCAAAACGGCATTGGCTTTCCGCATATAAATCTGTATTCAACCATGCAACGGCCACGTGAAATATCAACAGGAACAGCAGGTATGAATAAAATCCTTACTTTAAAACAATTTCAGGACTTAGCTCTGGAAATAATAGCCTTACAGCCATATACCGAAGCAACAAACGAAACCTTCCAGATGGGTGATGAAGAGGCCGGAATACCAAAAATTGCTTCTGTCTGGGGCTTTTCCAGACACAGCAAGCCCGGGTATGAAATAAGTTTTGACTGGGTCGCCAAAGGCAATCTTGATGGTTTTTTAATTGATATGTTCGATTTTACTATCGAGACATACAACAAAGGCGAGTATTCTCCTGTATTTAAAGGAGCAGTGGTTCTTGATGACTTTAAAGAACCGTTTGCAGGACATGAAGTTTCACAGAAAATAATGGAACTTATTAAACATGAAGACTGGACCAAATGGATTTATGAACATTTGCCAGAGCCGAGAATGCTTTTATAACCTTCTACTTAACACAGCAAATACCTGTTGTTCATTTACAAAATATATAACAGCTGTTAATTGCATAGCCATGGGAAACAATACAAAATCAAGTCACATTTTTTCATACACTTTTATTTACGCATTACTGTTCTTTTTCAGTTTTTCTATTCCTCCATCTTATGCTGATGAATTTCGATTTCCCATAACTGATCCATACAAAGCAACCATCTTCGGAACTCCTCCGGAAATGATTTATAATTTTAAAAATCCAGTAGAAACAGAAGAATGCGAAATCGTAATAGAGAACCGCAGGATACCGGATATTTTCTGGTACAATGAAAAATTCTTCTACACCACAGCCATGCAGGAGAAGGAAGCTCCTCTTGTTTTCATCATAGCCGGTACAGGCTCCGAGCATGACTCAACAAAAATGAAGTTCCTGACCCAGCTTTTTTATGAGGCAGGATTTCATGTTGTAGCCCTTTCGTCCCCCACTCATATGAATTTTCTGGTCGGCATTTCCGAATATGCTGCGCCCGGCTATATTCCAAATGACGTGGAAGATCTTTACCGGGTCATGAAATGGATCAAAATAAATCTGGAAGAAGACCATCAGATCAGAAGCTACAATGTAACCGGCTACAGCCTTGGAGCCATGCATTCTGCCTTTCTTTCCAAGCTGGATGAAAAACGCAAGGACTTCCGCTTTCGTAAAGTACTGCTCATGAATCCTCCGGTCAGCCTGTATACATCGGCTCTGCGCTTTGACTCATGGTTAGGCCCTGAAAATCTCGGAAACAAAACCCCCAGACAGGTCATCGATGAACTTATCAAAGCTTTCTCTGAAATTTACGTACATTCAAATGTAATCGACCTTGATGATGACTTTCTGTACGCCCTTTCAAAGCATACAAATTTTTCAAATATGGACCTAAAAGCCATCATTGCCGCCTCCTTCCGGCTTACTTCTTCGAATATGATTTTCTGTTCTGATGTATGTATCAATGCCGGTTACGTTGTGCCGGTTGATAAAGTCCTTTCAACGGCTGACAACCTTATGCCGTACATAAAAGTTGCCGCCGCCATCACTTTTGAAGAATACATCGATCAATATCTGCTCCCCTACCTGCAATTTATCACACCCGACGTAACAAAGGACGATGTGATCAAACAATGCAGCCTTGAGCTGATCAAGGATTACCTTTCCACCTCTGATAAAATATACGTACTGGGCAATGCCGATGACATTATTCTGGCTGAAAATGATGTGGAATTTCTGCGCAAGACTTTCGCTGACCGTGCAGTCCTTTTTGAACACGGGGGCCATTGCGGCAACCTGATGTTTAAACCTTATGCGTTGAAAGCTCAGGAGCTGTTGAAATGATTAATAAATTAGGACAACATCTCATTCTGCTCAGCCTGATTATGCTTGTTTCAGGTTGCGTTACCATTAGCAAAGTCGACCCGGATCTGGCTCTTGCTCCCAAAGGATTCATAGCTCCGGTATCCAGAGCGCCCGACACCGCGAAAAATCGCAGCAAAGAAGCCGACCTTGGCTTTCTTGATGTGTATGACCCGTGGTCCCCCATGAACCGTTACATATACTCCTTTAACGCGCAGTTTGACCGGGCCGTATATCTTCCGGCAGTAGATGTTTACACCACAGTACTTCCAGTTCCGGTACGCAAAGGGGTGACCAACGCAGTCAATAATCTTAACGAAGTAAAATCTTTCACTAACGGAATTCTGCAAATCAGCGGCGAGAAAATTTATACTGCATTTTCACGTTTTCTCATCAACTCCTCCATCGGCCTGCTAGGCATAATGGATATCGCTTCAGACTGGGGAATAGACGAACAGGAAACTGGATTTGCAGATACTCTGGGAGTCTGGGGAACACCTGCCGGACCATATTTCGTTATACCGCTGCTCGGCCCCTCCAGTGTACGTGACGCAACAGGTGAACTGGGTGACTTCGCCCTGCTCTGGTATGAAATGAACTGGGTCTACGACCTAGCCGGAGTCAAGGAAGGAAGAACCGCCATAGGTATCGGGGAAACTACTATTCGCGGACTTAACCTGCGCGCCAATGTGCCGTTTCGCTACTACCAGACCGGCTCACCGTTTGAGTATGATTTAGTACGCTTTCTGTATTGCAAAAAACGTGAACTGGATATGGAAAAAGAAAAATCAGGCACTGCTCCTGAAGGTCAGCCGTACATGAAAAAAGACTTCAATACTCCCAAGATCCGTTAACAGCCTGCCTGCCGTAAAAAAACATTTCGAAGCGGGCTGCACCGGTACGCAGATATAATAATATCTAATCAAACCGTCTGAACTTATTCCGGTATTCAACTGGAGTCAGTCCTGTTTTCCTTTTAAATAATCTGCGAAATGATGACGCATTCTCATAGCCCGCAAGTCCTGTTATCTCCTCAATATTTTTCGCACTTACTTCCAGCAGATGACGTGCTGCCTCAATACGTAATTGCTGCAAATAGTTATACGGGGTCAGGCCGGTAGCACGCTTGAAGCGACGCAAAAAGGTACGCACTCCACTTCCATATCGACCGGCAAGTTGCTCCAGCTGTATCGATTGGCTATAATTTTCCTGCATCCATTTCTGGACAGCGGCAATCTTTTGATCAGCAAAACCTGCTTCGCCTTCTGCATGCTGGTCAAACATAAAATACGGTGTCTGCACATGACGAGTGGAATCCATCACCAGCATCTTTGCACACTTTGAAGCAGTCTCTTTATTCATAAAACGGGCAACTATATGCAACGCCAGATCCTGCCAGGCCATAGCACCGCCGGCACAAATATAATTTCCCCCATCAATCAGCATCTGCCGCGCCTGTAGATCAATATCCGGAAAACGCTCAGCAAACTCTGCAACCAGGTTCCAATGGGTTGTCGCAGTTTTACCGCTCAAAGCACCGGTTTGTGCAAGCAAAAATGATCCTGCGCAGGTTGTAGCGATAATAGTTCCCTGCGAAACAAGCCGCGAAAGCTGTGCTATTAAAATCTCATCGTCCAGCAGTGATTCCAAGTCCCCGAATACAGGCGGAATGATAAGTATATCCGGTTCCACGCAAGAAAGATCCTGACTTACGGCTACAGCAATTCCCGCAAATCCAACCGCATCACCACCGCCGATAGCGACTATGTTCAATCCCGCAAACAGTTTTTTTGAATGCCGCCCTTCATCCTGAGCGAAAAGATTGTTGGCAATACTGAATATCTCCAGAGGTCCGGCAACTCCTGTGACCATACAGTTGTCAAACGCTAAAACATTTATGGTTGTCATAAATTTATTGTCGCTTTCAGCGTGCTTATTGTCAATACTGACACTTTTTTGTTCTTAAGAATCAGTCATCATAAAATCAACAGTCAGACATAAACCCCATTGGAGATTAAAAATGAAAAAGCAAGCTTTACTGATCATCGATATTCAGAATGACTATTTCACAGGTGGCAACATGGCTCTGGATAACAGCAAAAAAGCCGGTGACAACGCAACGAAAATTCTGGATCATTTCAGAGAAAAGGGACAATCGGTGATCCATATTCAGCATGAATCAACAACCCCGGGGGCAGCTTTCTTTCTTCCGGATACAGAAGGCGTTAAAATTCACAACTGCGTCGCTCCGCATGCAGATGAAACCGTCCTCACAAAAAACTTCCCCAACAGTTTCCGTAAAACAGGTCTTAAAGACTGCCTAGACAAACTGGGCGTAACCGATCTGGTTATCACCGGCATGATGAGCAATATGTGTGTTGACGCAACTGTACGGGCTGGATTCGATTCGGGCTATAACTGCACAGTCATCCACGATGGATGCTGCGCGGCAAAACTGGAATTTAGAGAAACGACTGTAGATTCTGACAAAGTACACGCAGCCTTCATGGCTGCACTGGGTGCGGTGTATGCTGAACTGGTTTCAGCAGAGGAATTCATCCGGAATTAAAAAAGCGGGGAGTCAGTACTCCCCGCACTTGTAAATTAAAACCGCTATTTAATAAGAAGCTTCCAACTGCAAACTTTAATGACTATTAATTTTGGGATTTTTCCGTTCATTTGGAAGCTCAAAAACAAGAGTTGTTGTTTTCTTTTCCAACAGAAAATCCTTACTTCCTTCAGCCGGAGGTGTTTTTGTATAAAATCTTACAAACCACCTTCCGGTCACATCCAGCGGCAGCTTTATCTGCCCGTTGCTGCTTTCCTGTCGGGGAATGTACATATCCTCGGCCTGAGTGGAGAATCCATTGTAGGTGGCATCCCAATAGCCGTGCCCTCTATAAGGCTTACCATCCATGTAAACCTGAAAGGTCAGCACCTCGCCCTTTTTCAGCATATTCACATCTTTTGATGGAACAAGCTCCATAGGCAGACCTACAACCGCCGGAAATATCGCTGAGGGATTTTCGCAGACCACATAAGTCTTGGTCCACTGACTGCTACGCAGGCTGGATACTATTTTTGATGCCCGATTTACTACACTGCTCATAGGTTTTATTGAATGACGCTTACGCCCTTTTTTATCAAGCCATGTTGTAAAATACCCGGGATTCGTTGTCGCAGTTAAGACATAAGTCCCCGGCAAGTCGTAATTTACTATGTAGGAATGTAGGGATTTACCTTCGCGTAAGGCAATTTTCTCCACCTTCGAATCCGGCCTGATCACTTTAACCGAATTCAACTTTTTGCTGCGTACAGCATCATCAACAGGAATATGATGACCGTAACAGAAAAAGAGCGGCGAACCTTTACCCTCCGCAACATGATAACGTCCCGCCTGAATATACAAGGAATGCGCTGATGCCGTTGCAGGCAGAAACAACGTAATAACCATCAAGGCGGCAAGTAGTCTTTTAGACATGAATGTGTGTCCTTATAAATTTTAGTTTATAATTATCCAAACCAACTCACTGGTATCGAAAATTGATCTCAATTTCAATACTTATATAGCGGTCAGACTGCTTCTTTTAATTACAGCTAAACATTACCATAAGTTACAATAATCATTTAAAATTACGGGCATGAATTTACAACATAGCCCGAATATATTCATACTTGTACCTGCCCGCCGAAATAAACAGGAGAATGCGCTCTCACAAAAAAAAGTACACTGCTTAACGGAGCGGTTACTCTCATAAACAAGTGTACAGTCAACTGCGGCAGGACGGATTTAATAGCGGGATATCTGGCTCGAACGAACCGGATATCCCGCATTTTAATTTTCTGAACTACATTTAATGGAGTTACTTCGCAGTATCCCCGTTAAAAGATTATGGAATTCCTACGCAACCTACAAAAGCTCATCAATCACAGCGATAAAAAAACTTGCCGCGATGGGCATGATATCATCGTTGAAATCAAACTTGCTGTTATGCAACGGCGCAGAATCCAGACCATTTCCGATCCAGACATAGCAGCCTCTGGTGTGCTTCATAAAGAAAGCATAATCCTCAGCAGCCATAGATGATTCCATATCGGTGACTACGTTTTCAAGACCTACAACCTTTTGGGCTGCTTTGATCGCAACTTCAGGAGTAGAATTCACCAGCACTGGATGCTTACGTATGTAATCAAGTTCAGCCTCGACACCATAAATAGTGGCCGCTCCCTTGACTACCTGCGCGACGGATTCTTCAATTAAATCCTGCACATCTTCGTTACAGGTTCTTACATTACCCTGAAGCATAACGTTATCTGGGATACCGTTACGCAGGCTTCCGCCATGCACCTGAGTGATAGAAAGCACTCCGCGTTCATGAGAAGGAATCTTGCGGGCAACGATGGTCTGCAAACCTTTGATAATATCGGCTACCGCGGCAAAAGGCTCATTGCAAACATGCGGCATGGAGGCATGACCGCTTTTGCCTGTGACATGCACTTCAAAACGGTCTTCAGAAGCCATACACGCACCGTTGTGAACAGCGATCTTGCCGGACGCAAGACCGGGCCAGCCGTGAAAACCAAACAGGTAATCCACTTTGTACTTGTCAAAAAAACCATCTTCGATAACACGCAGCGCCCCTTCATAGCCTTCTTCACCGGACTGAAAAAGAAGCAGCACTGTACCATTGAAATCACGGTTTTTGGCAAGGTATGCAGCAAGCGCAATAAGCGACGTACAATGTCCGTCGTGACCGCAGGCATGCATACGCCCTTCGAACTGAGATTTGTATGCGAAATCATTTTCCTCGCTCATCTCTAGCGCGTCCATATCGACACGAAAAGCCACGGTGGTATCCCCTGCATTGCCTTTAATTTCGGCAACAAGAGAATTTACACCGATATCTTTATAAGGAATGGAGTACTCATCAAGCTTGGATTTGACCAGCTTAACGGTATTTACAGTCTCCAGACCGATCTCAGGGTTCTGATGAATCTGATGGCGGATAGCCTTGAATTCATCAAGAAGTG harbors:
- a CDS encoding alpha/beta hydrolase; amino-acid sequence: MGNNTKSSHIFSYTFIYALLFFFSFSIPPSYADEFRFPITDPYKATIFGTPPEMIYNFKNPVETEECEIVIENRRIPDIFWYNEKFFYTTAMQEKEAPLVFIIAGTGSEHDSTKMKFLTQLFYEAGFHVVALSSPTHMNFLVGISEYAAPGYIPNDVEDLYRVMKWIKINLEEDHQIRSYNVTGYSLGAMHSAFLSKLDEKRKDFRFRKVLLMNPPVSLYTSALRFDSWLGPENLGNKTPRQVIDELIKAFSEIYVHSNVIDLDDDFLYALSKHTNFSNMDLKAIIAASFRLTSSNMIFCSDVCINAGYVVPVDKVLSTADNLMPYIKVAAAITFEEYIDQYLLPYLQFITPDVTKDDVIKQCSLELIKDYLSTSDKIYVLGNADDIILAENDVEFLRKTFADRAVLFEHGGHCGNLMFKPYALKAQELLK
- a CDS encoding GlxA family transcriptional regulator, encoding MTTINVLAFDNCMVTGVAGPLEIFSIANNLFAQDEGRHSKKLFAGLNIVAIGGGDAVGFAGIAVAVSQDLSCVEPDILIIPPVFGDLESLLDDEILIAQLSRLVSQGTIIATTCAGSFLLAQTGALSGKTATTHWNLVAEFAERFPDIDLQARQMLIDGGNYICAGGAMAWQDLALHIVARFMNKETASKCAKMLVMDSTRHVQTPYFMFDQHAEGEAGFADQKIAAVQKWMQENYSQSIQLEQLAGRYGSGVRTFLRRFKRATGLTPYNYLQQLRIEAARHLLEVSAKNIEEITGLAGYENASSFRRLFKRKTGLTPVEYRNKFRRFD
- a CDS encoding DUF4198 domain-containing protein; this translates as MSKRLLAALMVITLFLPATASAHSLYIQAGRYHVAEGKGSPLFFCYGHHIPVDDAVRSKKLNSVKVIRPDSKVEKIALREGKSLHSYIVNYDLPGTYVLTATTNPGYFTTWLDKKGRKRHSIKPMSSVVNRASKIVSSLRSSQWTKTYVVCENPSAIFPAVVGLPMELVPSKDVNMLKKGEVLTFQVYMDGKPYRGHGYWDATYNGFSTQAEDMYIPRQESSNGQIKLPLDVTGRWFVRFYTKTPPAEGSKDFLLEKKTTTLVFELPNERKNPKINSH
- a CDS encoding cysteine hydrolase family protein; its protein translation is MKKQALLIIDIQNDYFTGGNMALDNSKKAGDNATKILDHFREKGQSVIHIQHESTTPGAAFFLPDTEGVKIHNCVAPHADETVLTKNFPNSFRKTGLKDCLDKLGVTDLVITGMMSNMCVDATVRAGFDSGYNCTVIHDGCCAAKLEFRETTVDSDKVHAAFMAALGAVYAELVSAEEFIRN
- a CDS encoding sensor domain-containing diguanylate cyclase, translating into MSLFKLVAVEGYKYLFTACLIVMMLILCVAAAVSYCYVFEGMYRDDLWMIGFILSALMAETLFILWLVVNVRRCNVALQVVHDEWESIYENSQVGIAFFKGGRHFVKGNQHLAEILGYKSPEEMKGLSLSLVHKSEKHYREFGEKYYKVLSSGPRLHIEYQLMKKDGTPVWCMLAGKAVDKSVPPDLDKGIVWIIDDISERKKLEDDLRKLAETDELTQLKNRRSFMTAARVEFERFNRYNSPLSVIMVDIDHFKMVNDNYGHDVGDAVLKAFADICRKQFRDMDIIGRIGGEEFAVLLPATAIADVATAAKRMCDACRNTRIHAGNNILKITASFGVASAEEVADVHGLLQQADRALYKAKRNGRDRVEFFCKSE
- a CDS encoding MlaA family lipoprotein — its product is MINKLGQHLILLSLIMLVSGCVTISKVDPDLALAPKGFIAPVSRAPDTAKNRSKEADLGFLDVYDPWSPMNRYIYSFNAQFDRAVYLPAVDVYTTVLPVPVRKGVTNAVNNLNEVKSFTNGILQISGEKIYTAFSRFLINSSIGLLGIMDIASDWGIDEQETGFADTLGVWGTPAGPYFVIPLLGPSSVRDATGELGDFALLWYEMNWVYDLAGVKEGRTAIGIGETTIRGLNLRANVPFRYYQTGSPFEYDLVRFLYCKKRELDMEKEKSGTAPEGQPYMKKDFNTPKIR
- a CDS encoding amidohydrolase encodes the protein MGLNSEVVALLDEFKAIRHQIHQNPEIGLETVNTVKLVKSKLDEYSIPYKDIGVNSLVAEIKGNAGDTTVAFRVDMDALEMSEENDFAYKSQFEGRMHACGHDGHCTSLIALAAYLAKNRDFNGTVLLLFQSGEEGYEGALRVIEDGFFDKYKVDYLFGFHGWPGLASGKIAVHNGACMASEDRFEVHVTGKSGHASMPHVCNEPFAAVADIIKGLQTIVARKIPSHERGVLSITQVHGGSLRNGIPDNVMLQGNVRTCNEDVQDLIEESVAQVVKGAATIYGVEAELDYIRKHPVLVNSTPEVAIKAAQKVVGLENVVTDMESSMAAEDYAFFMKHTRGCYVWIGNGLDSAPLHNSKFDFNDDIMPIAASFFIAVIDELL